The following are encoded together in the Deltaproteobacteria bacterium genome:
- a CDS encoding CBS domain-containing protein: MQVDTWMSRRVHTVKPHDTIAHARALMEAHRINQLPVVVEGKLVGIITDRDLRDAFPSVFDSPIEGRRKPKPPGSDPAKIQVEAVMTPHVLTLTSKDNIVEAARMMRRERVGAIPVVDHDRLVGILARSDVLDAFVALAEADPKLSPEGA, from the coding sequence GTGCAAGTCGATACCTGGATGAGCCGCCGCGTGCACACCGTGAAGCCCCACGATACCATCGCCCACGCCCGCGCACTGATGGAAGCACACCGGATCAACCAGTTGCCGGTGGTCGTTGAAGGCAAGCTGGTCGGAATCATTACGGATCGTGATCTGCGAGACGCTTTCCCGTCGGTGTTCGATTCGCCCATCGAGGGCCGGCGCAAGCCTAAACCCCCCGGCAGCGACCCCGCCAAAATCCAGGTTGAAGCCGTAATGACCCCGCACGTGCTCACGCTCACCTCGAAGGACAACATCGTCGAGGCGGCCAGAATGATGCGGCGCGAGCGCGTCGGGGCGATTCCGGTGGTCGATCACGACCGCCTAGTTGGCATCCTCGCGCGTAGCGACGTGCTCGATGCGTTCGTCGCGTTGGCGGAGGCTGACCCCAAGCTCTCACCCGAGGGGGCTTGA
- a CDS encoding TonB-dependent receptor, with translation MMKMKMIRAGALLVLLLNAVPAGAEEAVQLEEVVVTATRTRVRREDATTSVTVISSDDIEQRGQVSAAEALRGAPGLDLTEFGSPGRSAFASLRGAAPDQVLVLLDGVAVNTPTVGQFDFADLPADNLERIEILRGGGGGALYGSQAVGGVINMVSRRGEGPLRLTLDGAGGSAATHYEVVSVSGARGPLAVSGTVSHRASDGFRSVNDDYRNLSTGWRADAEVLPAAAVRAFLRYTSTSAGLSQFNVAEQRLDADARSRADFLLAKGEWEQSLYDSLTYRAALSLVRHNLRYRDDEVDDDGEIEPVVIAHLPQQQLAAETQLDYHWREFALTTVGVSFSEQSARIFKQETEEEDGEIEQEIERFAANRSNAGAYAQQQLRLLDDTLLGTGGLRADHYDHFGDQLTFCGSAAYHLRATGTRLRAGYAEGFRAPTFDELFEPELGDPNLEAEESWEISAGLTQDLLDSRLRLEPTYFYREVSNFIEELADQLPGPIAGVPEGLGARNLNARFQGLELSAEARPWTWLTLSASYAYLNFAAQTGGLLNRPRHRGTVSARSTREHWFTAGDQAGATVQLYAVGRRASADPAQGFAASEIGGYARADLSLSYRFAGSLAPLTVHASVRNLLNRDYAESIAFPAPPAHFLIGVRYKL, from the coding sequence ATGATGAAGATGAAGATGATCCGCGCCGGCGCGTTGCTGGTGTTGCTGCTAAATGCTGTGCCGGCGGGCGCCGAAGAGGCCGTCCAGCTAGAAGAGGTGGTTGTCACCGCTACTCGCACGCGCGTGCGGCGCGAGGACGCGACCACCTCCGTGACCGTGATCAGCAGTGACGACATCGAACAACGCGGGCAGGTCAGCGCTGCCGAGGCGCTGCGCGGCGCGCCCGGGCTCGACCTGACGGAGTTCGGCTCTCCCGGCCGCAGTGCCTTTGCCTCCCTGCGCGGCGCGGCGCCGGATCAAGTGCTCGTGCTTCTCGACGGCGTTGCGGTCAACACTCCGACCGTCGGCCAGTTCGATTTCGCCGATCTGCCGGCCGACAACCTCGAGCGCATCGAAATCCTGCGCGGTGGCGGCGGCGGAGCGCTCTATGGCTCGCAGGCCGTCGGCGGGGTGATCAACATGGTCAGCCGGCGGGGCGAGGGACCGCTGCGGCTGACGCTCGACGGCGCCGGCGGCAGCGCGGCTACTCATTACGAGGTCGTATCAGTCAGCGGCGCCCGCGGGCCGCTGGCCGTCTCCGGCACCGTCTCGCACCGCGCCTCGGACGGCTTTCGTTCAGTCAACGACGACTACCGCAATCTCTCGACCGGCTGGCGCGCCGACGCCGAAGTACTGCCGGCGGCGGCGGTGCGCGCTTTCTTGCGCTACACGAGCACGAGCGCCGGCTTGAGCCAGTTCAACGTCGCCGAGCAACGCCTCGACGCCGATGCCCGCAGCCGTGCCGACTTCCTGCTGGCCAAAGGCGAGTGGGAGCAGTCGCTCTATGACAGCCTGACCTACCGCGCCGCACTCTCGCTGGTACGTCACAACCTGCGTTACCGCGACGACGAGGTCGATGACGACGGCGAGATCGAGCCCGTGGTCATCGCCCACCTACCGCAGCAGCAACTCGCCGCCGAGACCCAGTTGGATTACCACTGGCGTGAGTTCGCCCTGACCACCGTCGGTGTCAGCTTCAGCGAGCAGTCGGCGCGCATCTTCAAGCAAGAGACCGAGGAAGAAGACGGCGAGATCGAGCAGGAGATCGAGCGCTTCGCCGCTAACCGCTCCAACGCCGGCGCGTACGCGCAGCAACAGCTGCGCTTGCTTGACGACACGCTGCTCGGCACCGGCGGGCTGCGCGCCGACCACTATGATCATTTCGGCGATCAGCTCACTTTTTGCGGTTCCGCCGCGTACCATCTGCGCGCTACCGGCACGCGCTTGCGCGCCGGCTACGCCGAGGGCTTCCGGGCGCCGACCTTCGATGAGTTGTTCGAGCCCGAGCTCGGCGATCCGAACCTGGAAGCCGAAGAGAGCTGGGAGATCAGCGCGGGCTTGACCCAAGACTTGTTGGATTCGCGCCTGCGTCTCGAACCGACCTACTTCTACCGTGAGGTCAGCAACTTCATTGAGGAGCTCGCCGACCAACTGCCGGGGCCGATCGCCGGAGTGCCCGAAGGACTAGGTGCGCGCAACCTCAACGCCCGCTTTCAGGGGCTCGAACTCAGCGCCGAGGCCCGGCCGTGGACCTGGCTGACGCTGTCAGCCTCCTACGCCTACCTCAACTTCGCCGCCCAAACCGGCGGGTTGCTCAATCGCCCGCGCCACCGCGGCACCGTCAGCGCGCGGAGTACGCGCGAGCACTGGTTCACCGCCGGCGATCAGGCGGGTGCGACGGTGCAGCTCTATGCCGTCGGCCGGCGCGCCAGCGCGGATCCGGCACAGGGTTTCGCAGCTTCCGAGATCGGCGGTTACGCCCGTGCCGATCTCTCACTCTCGTACCGTTTTGCGGGAAGCCTCGCCCCCCTCACCGTGCACGCCAGCGTCCGCAACCTGCTCAATCGCGACTACGCCGAGTCGATCGCGTTTCCGGCACCGCCGGCGCATTTCCTCATCGGCGTGCGTTACAAATTGTAG
- a CDS encoding Hsp20/alpha crystallin family protein, with protein sequence MAKKAEAAGKPEAAKPPAKSVAVTPVRVLPPAAPVESEFDRIFDRMLDDFRHFSFPSLLGPERWWPSRALRMQVPAVDVYEDKDAVVVKADLPGMSKDEIEVSLTGSALTLKGEKRKAEEIKDHDYYRSERSYGAFSRTLALPADIKSDQVTASFKDGVLEIRLPKTEEAKKKQIKVAVQ encoded by the coding sequence ATGGCAAAGAAGGCTGAAGCAGCAGGTAAGCCGGAAGCCGCAAAGCCACCCGCAAAGAGCGTAGCGGTTACCCCAGTTCGCGTCTTGCCGCCCGCAGCGCCGGTGGAAAGCGAGTTCGACCGCATCTTTGATCGTATGCTCGATGACTTCCGCCACTTCTCCTTCCCGTCGTTGCTCGGTCCCGAGCGCTGGTGGCCGAGCCGCGCTCTGCGCATGCAGGTTCCGGCGGTCGACGTGTACGAGGACAAGGACGCCGTGGTGGTCAAGGCCGATCTCCCCGGCATGAGCAAGGACGAGATCGAGGTGAGCCTGACCGGCTCCGCGCTCACGCTCAAAGGCGAGAAGAGGAAGGCCGAGGAGATCAAAGACCACGACTACTACCGCAGCGAGCGCTCCTACGGCGCCTTCAGCCGTACGCTGGCGCTGCCCGCGGATATCAAGAGCGATCAGGTCACGGCATCCTTCAAGGACGGTGTGCTCGAGATCCGCCTGCCAAAGACCGAAGAAGCGAAAAAGAAACAGATCAAGGTGGCGGTGCAGTAG